In the genome of Phaenicophaeus curvirostris isolate KB17595 chromosome 36, BPBGC_Pcur_1.0, whole genome shotgun sequence, the window GGACACCGGCCCATGGATTACGATGCTGGCACGTCGCGTGTCGTCGGGGGCAGAGATGCCCAGCCGGGCGCCTGGCCCTGGATCGTCAGCATCCAGAGCCCCTGGCAAGCCGGCACGGGGCACGTCTGCGGAGGGAGCCTCATCGGCACACAGTGGGTCCTCACGGCCGCCCACTGCTTCACCGGGACCACgtaaggagtggctgagaacAGGGACTCCCCTGCAACGCTGGCAGCCTCCAGCCCCGTGTTCGTCGCTCCGTAGCGCTGCTTTCCTCTCCCACCTGGAAAGGAGAAAGCGGGGAactgctgggctgctgcagcGCGTGGCTGTGCCCCCTCCCACCCCGCTCTCCATTTGCCTTCCAGGAGCACCGAGATGTGGCGTGTGGTGGCCGGTGCCACCGATCTGACCCAACTGGGCCCCGAGGCTCAAGTACGGAGCATAAAGCGGCTCGTTGTTCATGAACAATACAACGACACCTCGCAGAGGAACGACATTGCCCTGCTGGAGCTGGACCAGCCCGTCCGGTGCAGCTCCCACGTGCAGCTCGCCTGCCTGCCTGACGCCTCGATCCGAGTGTCGCAGCTCGCGCCCTGCTACGTCAGCGGCTGGGGCGCCACCGACGAGGAATGTGAGTTCCCCAAAAGTGCTCGTGTCCCCAGCGCCCCCTTGGCACCCTGGGGCGGTGGGTTGGGCGTCCCGGCAGCAGGGGCGAGAGGCAGCGTCTGCCCCTGGAGGGGTGGTCCTGCCCCACTCCCCAGGGCGAGACGGGAGGGATACACCGGCACAATCCTCTCCGGAGGCAAAGCCGAccccaggcagggcaggaggagagctggCAACGCGCCGCTGGATGTTCATTTCTGTCTGTGCCCACAGCCGGAACCTCCCACGTGCTGCAGGAGGCCCAGGTGCCCCTCATCGACACCCGCGTTTGCAACAGCAGCGGGTGGTACCGCGGGGCCATCCACCCCCACAACCTGTGTGCGGGATACCCGCAGGGCGGCATCGACACCTGTCAGGTAGGAGCAGGCGACGAGTCGGGGCCCAGCGGCACCAGCAGCCCCGGCACAGCCACGCAAACCATCCCACTGCTCGTGGGGCTcacctccccttccccatcttccAGGCTCTGCCCAGAAAACCCACCCAGCGGTCCTGGCCGCCCTCAGGTCCAGGGGCCAATCCTGGAACATCCCTCTGCCGCACAGCCAGGGTCACGCCgtgcagagaggagagaaaacccAGCGACCCCCTCCCAGAGCGGgttctgccagctcctgcagcgGAGCAGAGCCCTTCTGTGGAGGGAACacagctctggcagctgctgggagagggggaGCCGGCCCTCATGCTGCCGGaggccccccagcacccacaatcctctctcctctgctgcagggggacagcgggggtcCTCTCATGTGCACAAAGCGCCGTTCGGACCGCTTCTGGCTGGTGGGACTGACCAGCTGGGGAACAGGCTGTGCCAGGGTCCGTCGGCCGGGGATCTACACCTCCACGCAGCACTTCCGAGACTGGATCCTGGTGAAGATGGGGATGAACCCAGCAGGGGCGGCTGCACCGACCTCACAGCCAACACACGCGGGCAAGACACCCTGTCCAGTTCCACGACGGAAGATAAAAAAGTTGGTTAATCTGCTGCAGGCTATCCTGAAGTCCATAAAGGAAATATACGCTTGAGCAGCACGATGGATAAGATCTGGTGCAATGACCCTTGTCAGTTTTGAATCTGCAGTTAAgtttttgatttatttctagCCAATCATTCTGAACAATTTAGAATTACTTTGTTGACCAACTGATGATTAAGTGTTAATAGATAGTAGCTAATTTACTTTTGTGATCCACCTCAATAAATTGAAAGTTGCTGCTAAATCAAAGTCTCAAAAAATTCCCTCTTTAGCCTGGTGGCATGCTGGGAACCGGAGTCCTTTATCTGGCGGCATGGCTGGGGATGGAGTCCTCCACACCCCTGCAGGGTTGCAGCTGGTGTCCTTCACTCCACAGCAGGCTGGGAGGTGGCCTCGTTCACCCCACggcaggctgggtgctggaCTCCATCAGCATGGAAAGGGTTTGGGTGGATCGGGTGGATCCATCCAGGAGGATGGTACCAACCACTGAACAAAGGCCACGATTGACACGGGGGTTGTTGCGGAGGGGAATGGCTCGTAAGGGTGGAAGGGAGCCATGGAAAGGGCAAGGTGGAGCCTGGCTGAGGAGGAGTGAGGAGGGACAACGGGAGAATAAATGAGAGGTTCTAGGTCACTTAGCGGGACACAGGAGAGTTTGTTTCGCTTGAGTAGGTGTGTCTAGATATTTTTGGCAGCCCCTGACAGTGCCAAGAACTCTTACAGtgcagaaatttttcctgatatctagccttaacctgccctggcacaccttgaggccctttcctcttgccctatcacctgtcgcttggaagaagagaccaacatccacctcgcTCCACCCTCCTTTTTGGGAGCTGCGGAGAGCAATGCggtctcccctcacctcctcttctccaggctaaacacaaGCCACagcccctgttctccagacccttcctagctccgttcccttctctggacgcgctccagcccctcagtgtccctcttgcagtgaggggcccagaactaaacccAGGAGTCGAGGCGTGTCCTCAAATCTATGTGCTAATGTAAAACACCTGCCTGGATCTGCTGGCAACTGTGCACATTCAGAGGGATTTGGTGTGGGGGAGGGATTCACGTGCTGAGGAAACAGCCGCCACTCTGTGTCTCGTGGGCGCAGATACAGGCGAGAGATCTTCCAGCCTGCAACCCACAGCGGGTCACTGGCCCGCCTGAACACCCATCTGACTGGGAGAACTGGAGGattaagaaggaagagctggaagctgtcgtagggcaaggagcctatgatgtcgttgccatcacggaaacgtggtgggacgactcatagaactggagtgcagctatggtgggtaCGAACTCTTCAGgagggataggaagggtaggagaggaggcggggtgaggtttaacaaggccaaatgccaggtcctgcacttggggcacaacaaccctgagcagctacagactaggagaagtctgtctagaaagctgcctggaggagagggacctgagggtgttggttgacaaccgactgaacatgagccagcagtggcccaggtggccaagaaggccaagggcatcttggcttggatcagaaacagcgtggccagcagggccagggaggttcttctccctctggactcagcactggtgagaccgctcctcgaatcctggggtcacttctgggcccctcaccacaagaaggatgttgaggctctggagcgagtccagagaagagcaacaaagctggggaaggggctggagaacaggcct includes:
- the LOC138732682 gene encoding acrosin-like isoform X1 codes for the protein MSVLLVLVLLALCRPVQGTGDTCETCGHRPMDYDAGTSRVVGGRDAQPGAWPWIVSIQSPWQAGTGHVCGGSLIGTQWVLTAAHCFTGTTSTEMWRVVAGATDLTQLGPEAQVRSIKRLVVHEQYNDTSQRNDIALLELDQPVRCSSHVQLACLPDASIRVSQLAPCYVSGWGATDEESGTSHVLQEAQVPLIDTRVCNSSGWYRGAIHPHNLCAGYPQGGIDTCQGDSGGPLMCTKRRSDRFWLVGLTSWGTGCARVRRPGIYTSTQHFRDWILVKMGMNPAGAAAPTSQPTHAGKTPCPVPRRKIKKLVNLLQAILKSIKEIYA
- the LOC138732682 gene encoding acrosin-like isoform X2 — translated: MTEEKYKHSTTRTCGHRPMDYDAGTSRVVGGRDAQPGAWPWIVSIQSPWQAGTGHVCGGSLIGTQWVLTAAHCFTGTTSTEMWRVVAGATDLTQLGPEAQVRSIKRLVVHEQYNDTSQRNDIALLELDQPVRCSSHVQLACLPDASIRVSQLAPCYVSGWGATDEESGTSHVLQEAQVPLIDTRVCNSSGWYRGAIHPHNLCAGYPQGGIDTCQGDSGGPLMCTKRRSDRFWLVGLTSWGTGCARVRRPGIYTSTQHFRDWILVKMGMNPAGAAAPTSQPTHAGKTPCPVPRRKIKKLVNLLQAILKSIKEIYA